Part of the Chaetodon trifascialis isolate fChaTrf1 chromosome 1, fChaTrf1.hap1, whole genome shotgun sequence genome, TATGTTTGTCTGCCTGTTAGCAGTAAGAAATGAACTAAAGCTACTTAAAATATTAGCTGCTGAATATTTGCTGACAATATTTAACTTCTGTGTACTGCTCGATAGGAGGAGAAACCTCAATTTGTTTTCTGGTTAAATGTTCAGTTAACACTTAGGTCGACATGCAGAACATCTTACACTGCTAAAGGCACCAATAGATAAATAATCCTGAGAAGAAATTCTGCCATTCCCTTCCACACTGTCAATATGCAATGGATCCAAGACGATGCAATATAATGTTTTGCATCATGTCCACATATCTCCATATATTCATAGTAAGTATACAATGGGCGCTTCTCCAATTTGTCCCAGCTGCAAAATAATTAGTGGACCTAGACTAAATTTTCTTTTAGAGTGCAAAAAAGTGCAACAATTCTGAAAATCAATGTGCAAAGAAATATGTAAGCAGGTGATAGGGCAACTGTTCTCCATCTGGTTTCATGGACTTATTATGCAAAGATTCTATATGTTAGTGAGCTGTCAATAAAAAGAATATTCAAAAAGCCAATAAATAAATGTCCCATTGACAGCAATACCAGATTATTAGACTTATAACTGATGCTGCTAAAGTTGGTATGTCCGAATCAATAATTTCTAAGACTGTCACTGGAAATTCAGATAACTGACTGTATGCGGTGTCATTATTTGACATGAAATCAAATTACAGTTAAATCAGGTTGTACCATTCATCTCGACACTTACATGCTCTTAAATCAGCGTCTATGACAACAGTAATACATGTGCTGTCATTGAATCACTGCATTTTTCATGCTGGATTTATTTATAGAATATATCAGTGAAGAACAACGCGCAGCGTCCTGAATCAGGTCAGTGTTCGCACACATATAAACTCGCACGGTGTCCGCTTCTGTTTGCTACATTAAGCATGAACAGAACAACATGTCAAACTGTAAACCTCCGTTCAGTCCGGCAGCAAAAGAGTTAAAGTCATAGTTTATCTAATGTGTGATGTCACATCTGCAGGTGAACAGTTTGGAAGAGCAAACACTGTGAACCTTTGCTTTTccaagtactgtgtgtgtgtgtgtgtgtgtgtgtgtgtgtgtgtgtgtgtgtgtgtgtgtgtgtgtgtgtgtgtgtgtgtgtttgctttcatgtcTAGGCATGCTGAACAAATACAAAAGTTTCTCCatttcagacaaaaaacatacagcacaatgaACCACGTTGAGAACGAGTCAAGGAAAACGTCTCTTCAGACTGACGGCTAAAAAACTGAAGGAATACTTTCACACGAGCACAGCAGCTAGCCTGGGCCATTATTACGCAAAGCTGTTATTATTCAAGCCAAAGCGAGGATACACTCTGGGGAAGAGCTCTGCAACCACTGAaccgcacaaacacactcctcaTCCATTCTCCATGAAGTTATATAAGTTCTAGTTGTCAtcttttacatttgaatgtattTCTGCCTCCATGTCCTACTCCTGTTGATAACTGATGCTGATTTAGTGCTCTGGACTAAGTAATGGCGGAAGACTGACAAGATTTGtcagataaatgtgtgtgtgtgtgtgtgtgtgtgtgtgtgtgtgtgtgtgtgtgtgtgtgtgtgtgtgtgtgtgtgttggtgggtgtgtgagtgagggCATATTTGGAAATGAGGGCACATTGGCAGGTTCTGACCTCTTCACATGTCTGTCTGGACATCAAGCAACCTCATTTTTGGAGCAATGAGTTTCAGAAGGTTTATTCGTGTAGCATGTGTTAATAGCATTAATGATgggaccctgaaactgaatcAGCTGAAGGGATTTCATCCTTCAATCATCCATTTTTTTGTTACACCTGTGCTCTTCCTACTGTGGCATGTCCAAACACACTCTGTCAAAAggcttattttttttctattgtttcATGGAAACCTAAGCTGGCTGGTTTTAAAATAAAGAGTAAATGTCTGAAATTGATTGGACAAGAATTCTCACCACAAACATCTGAGGAGAAGATGTTCACAGAAAGTGACCTTAAAATGATCAGTGGATCATTTGTCAATGTTTTTAGGAAAAGCCAAAGGAAACATTTTTTAGTAGGAAAAAAGCCTCTGACTCTTGGTAGTGGTTGTAATCGATTTTTCAAACTCTGGCATTCACTGCTTtctaaatgaaaacactttttttttttaatatcatgACATTTTTGTATCACAAAATATTGTGCTCCCATATATTGTTACACCATCAGTTATAATTTCTAGAAAATCTATGTGAACAAACAATTCATTTCAACAAACATTCAATATTAAGATGCACTGAagtgtaaaagaaagaaagctgatTCAGAAAGATCGAGGAATAATGTTCAGAAATTAACTtagaaaaacaacttaaaataagcaacaaacaacaaaactttgaaagattaaaatgtttttgttttttttttacttttttttctgacaggCTCCACTCAGGACAGAAGCACTAACATCGGAGAGAGAGATGGGTACCAACATATACACCAGTTCACTGCCGAGCTGAACAGATTCAGTGAAACAAACACCGTCAGCTGCTtttcaaacatgcacactgtaATTACTGTGATTCAAACACAGGCCACATACAGGACTTTAACGGGCGCACTTCATCAGTGTTAAACTGTCTGTGGTAAGACATCACAGCAAAATCACTCTGATGTCTGTGACGCTGACTgacttcacatttttttctgttgcacacatgtaaaacaaatgaaaaaagctcATTAAAACTAATTCAAGTGATTGTCACATTGCCACAAAAGTGTCTACAAATGTACAATTGAAAgattcatttgtaaaaacagatattgtcattttgatttatcttcttgaatcttttttttttgttactgtgCAGTCACGTATCAAACAGTCTGCGgttggtttattcattttaagaaggcctttatctgtttttgcaaatgaactctTCAGTTGTGCAGTTGTAAAATGACATTCAGTGCAGGATAACACAATCTCACAATTAATATATGTACAAACGCCTGCTCAGCTGACAGCAGGTACCCACATTAACATCAGCATAGGTCTAAATGGATCCTGCAGTCTGACTGTGGTGCCTAAAGCTTGTTATTCATTCTGCCAGGCTGGGTCATAACTTCTAAAACACAACCTGTTGACACTGGGTTCACATTTCTGTGCTCACACCATGAAGCATATCGGGCACAATTAATGAAGCAAAGTGTTTTACACCTTTTACATTTCCAAGCAGTAAATTTCCTTTTGTAATAGCTGTTTTGCCCAATTTATTATGCTGAACTTGGAACCAAATTTAAGCCATGCcgaatatttgttttttattacaCATTTTTCCTCAGCTTTGAAGAGTTTTTACTGTAAACAGAGCCAGTGTTTGCATGTCATCATTTTCACTGACTCAAGCACAGTTCATCAACAAGTTCAGTGACATGAAGTTTGTGCtggacacaaaataaaatgtggattttttttagcaGAAAGTAGACACTTCTGTGTTGTGATAAGTTACAAATCAAGGGTGTCTGTAATGAGTTAATATGTAATCCAGCAATATGTTTGTGTGCCACAAAATAATGGAgatgaatgaaaaaataagCAAAACCAAAATAATCACTTAAGGCTGGATTTTCTTCATAAAAGTGTTTCACAAGATAAAGTAATCAATcacatatttttttcacacatgcaaaGGATGAAGTGAAACAGAGCAAGGACGTCACTCCACAAAGCAAACCATTACTGTAACAGATCGGCTAAAAGTAGTATAAATAACTACATTTCACATGAAATGAATGGTTTTGTAAGTGCTACCCCTGCCTGTCACgtagtgaaaataaaaatgctgtaCAGGAACTTGGCAAACATTTCTAACAAGAGGAGGTGATCCTGGTTAGGAAGTAAAAGACTATAAAGAATACTGCATAGTTATACTCTCCACAGGTTAAAGAAAAACCTTTGTGTCAAACGAAATTACAGTTATCAAGAAAGTTTAATATTCTGATATATGAAAGAGCTCCTGGCAGGTAAAACGTGAAACCTAGAAAGAGACTCGGCTTCTACAAAAAGAGACTTTAAAGGCTTCATGAAACAGTCATGCATATTTCAAAAATATGTGCAGTCAAATGCATGCTTTGTATTAAACCACTGACTGTAGATTTTTATTGTAGAAATGTATAAAACAGCTTCATCTACATGAACATTTAGTCTTCTGAGGAGGCTGAAAATCAGCTGCGTAGTTGCTTTTCAAAATCTTAACTCATCGTTATCATTTCATATTTGTCCTGAACATtgttctcctcctgtttctcagGTTCAGGGTGGTGCAACTCAATGAAGAGGAAGTAAACACCTGCTCCAACTGCTCCACCCACCATGGGCCCTGCCACAGGGATCCACCACCAGCAacctccagctctgcagtgaggaggacacatacacattcattaCTACGACAAGATAAACAATTATTTACACAGCACCCTGCATGAATTCAATCTTAAAATCTTAAATCTTTGTTTGACACGAGTTAGGTGAGAGGATTGATGCCACTCATGTCTGCGTGGTAAATGTGaggccagcagccagttagcttagcacaaaaaaTGATaatggctctgtccaaaggtaatgACTTCCTGCACCCTttaagctcactaattaacatgttttatcttgtttgttcactctgtggaaacactgaagtataaaaacattgtggttttatggtTGCTCGTGGGGTGGACTATTTTGTTTCATCACAGccacttcctggagtctccactgGTCTTGACTTGTACTGCTTCACTTGTGACCATTCCTCTTTTAATCCACCTCTCAAGTCCCCCAATTTTATAGAAATACAACATTAAATTGCTGTCACACTCTTTAGATGAAATAATGTACCTGAACCTGTCCTGTGCCTCTgcaaactgtgtgtttctgtcagtatCGTCCTACCTGAGGCGAGCTATAGGCAGTTATCCCAGATTACAGTAAAGGCTTAAGGAGCTCTGTGTGTCAGACCTACTGCATGTGTCCTCATTCTCACTCTGGCTGACCTCAGACGGAGCCGGACGAAGATTAGAGTCCTGCTGGTCAATGTGACTGTTTGGAGTCTTTAGTGCAGGTGAAAGGGCTTCAGTTAACAGAACTGATGCACAGACCTGAGAGTAAACAAGCGTCTGAGAGGGTCATCTTTCTCTCCTGTACACATTCAGGAAGTAGACTAAAGGAGGGAGGTGGCTGGATTACAGACTTTAATCTATGGCCACAGCTAAGATAATCAGGACACCCAGTGGGTCACATTGACGCGATGTGGACACTgaatcacagtcacacagtgcaGTAAAAATCCAGAAATCCTCAGCCTCACTTGAGTGCTTTTTCACATTACACTGCAATTGTAGCTGTGTTTATATCATGAATGTATAAGATTAAGTCAGATTTAGCACATACTGTTTACATGCTATGCACATGAGAGTACCGAGGGCTTATGTGTGCAATCTTGCTATATATCTGTTATGTCATATGAGCCATCTGGTGATAGTTAAATCTGTGGTATGGGAACAGAAAGCATAAGAAACTGTATCGTTCCCATAGCCTCCAGGCTGCCTTCAACCCCTTAATATTATGATTTATTCAAGATACATCAAAAATTCTGCTTTTAAAAATCCTTTCTTGCACTGAACAACACTTTAAATGCAGGTCTGCGCTTATACTGCTTTTATAGAGGCACCATTATTGTCCAAGCAGTGTTGGGGTTATAAACAGAGGGGCAGGGCACTgaggacacaaacagcatgtATCTGTCACCAGTCAGAACGGATATAGGCAACACAATTTTCAACAGACGCTAGTTACCATCAAACCAAAAAGACTGCAATTAACGAGGTTGTACCTTTGTATAGAGCTGCAAGAGGCAACAGGGAGCATCATTTGAGCACCTCAAAGACACTCTGGTAAACCATTCATCGtctcaacagaaaacaggataCTGTTCTCAGCAGACGTTGGtagaaagcagaagaagaaacaatgACGCAAACGTGACCTGGAAGGATCTGGAAACTCTGAGCCTGCAGTACCTCATTGGCAGAGTTCATCGGTTAGTTAGAAAGCTGCTCGGTGGAAAGGTGCCAGGGTTGGATGAGATCAGCTTCTGAAATGCCTACAGCTTTGGATATTTTAGGGGGCAACATTTAGCATGGCTTGTCATTATCTGGAggtttttggggaaaaaaaagatcctGTGAATTCTGGTCCGACCAACTGACCGAGCAACCTAACAACGGACACTGATATCCTCAGAGCCTGAGAAGGGCTGTCCAGGGATCACGCTGCTTTGCTTCAGTGGCAATTAAAACTTAACTCAAAACACTGGAAAGGAGGCTCCACTCATAGGTACTCAAGAAGAGCAATGGCCATTGATGTTTACATAAACAGGATCaacattttattgtgaagttTTAGATTCTGGAAATGTTCCATGTGGAGCACAGCATGTAAAGACTGCTGTTGTGAGCCATTTAGTTTCTATACATGTAGCATGAATGATTTGTTTGCATTCTTGACAAAGTCCAAAGTGAAAGTAACACAGGGATGCACGTTGTCCCCATACTGTCTGCAACAATGCATGTGTTCACACCATGCTTCTGCTGTGGCCAAAACAATAAATTACTGACTTTAAGGACATTTTATCCATTTATCCATTTTATAGGagaaatattttgcatttttctccaAATCTGATTGCAAAATTACATCTTTTTGagtataaatataaaaacaaaacaaaataggAGCAGGAAATGTGCTGTGCTGATGGGGATAGAATAAAGGATGAAAGACATACTGAGGAACATACAATTTGTGCCATTCTGGCAATGAAGCGTTGAGTATTTCATAATCATTCAAGTGGAATCTTTCCCCGTTCACTTCAATCCCACAGCCCTTTTTCAAAATGCAGGAAATACACGCATGGTCTTGAAATATTGATTCAGATTGTCAagagagcagagatggagcTACAAATGCTGCTCTCCATGTGGGAAAGGGAAGAGGAACGTTCCTTACATCACACATCTACTACGGCTCAGGCACTGGTGAGAGTGAGAGCAGCACTAAATAATGGACTTTTAGGTCTTCCAGGCAGACGCCTCAGAAAAGAtttcttacttacttacttgtgTACTTTATGGGTGAAAACTGGCACCATTTTCCTTCCACATCAGCAAAATTACCTGAATACGTCCATGCCCCATCCAGCCACAGCCGTGAAGAACCGTGGGCCGAGGTCCCGTGCCGGGTTGATTGGATAGCCACAGTTCAGACCCATGGACACTCCGATGGCCAAGATGATCAGGCCGATGCACAGAGGCTCCATGCCTTTTGGAGCACCAATGTTCTTCTTGTCAGTGATGGCCAGGATGCACAGGATCAGAGCACCAGTTGCAATTACcttgaaaacaaaagcatacCAGTCGTATTCACAAAATTCAagactacaacaacaacaacaacaacaacaacaacaacaacaacaacaacaacaacgaggGGGTGATCCTGAAGTATAGAAATAAAACACCACAGCTTACTctatctttgttgttgtttttgtgaggaTGTTTTTGAGTTACCTCATCTGCAGTGGTGACCTCTGCCCTAAGTCTGTCTAAGCTAATTATGGGGCTTCCCCTTTACCCCGGTTTTAGTCTGCAAGGCAGCTCCACTATACGGTCCCATATGACTGCTAGttaagaaaacactgcagatttAGATAATTAGGTAATATATTCTTTCACATATTTAGCATATTATTCAAAGGCGTCTATAAAATGCTTATCTTGTTTAATTCCACAGATTCTAATTTGACCATTTAAAGGCACACGGTCTGTGATCCAAATTACCTATATAATATATGATCAATATCAAAACACACCATTACAACCTGCTATTGGTCTCATATTCCTTTACAGGTCATGACTTTCTTTTGAAatataagtttaaaaaaatacagataaGACCTTTTAATGCCCTCACTGCCTTCACATAAACTAACATGCATCTTGCCTTCCAAGCATCCAGGATAGATGGATGTTATTCTCAGCATCAAAGCAGCATTGTTCATACATCAGTAAACAGCTCACATGTCCATTAATGCTTACATTCATACCCATGACTGCACTAAATGCTTGCTCACATGTATCTCTGTATGCTCTAGTAGCTTCCATATGCACATAATCTGTTGGAAAATGTTTGCTATCTCACTGACATCAATAATTTCATAGAGGGCAAAATCCCTCCAGTGTAAAAAACTGACATAAGATTCAAAAACGTTATGTCATCAGGCAGTTTTCTAAACTATAAAGTATAATTTTCCATCGATGTGGTTGGGATTCTTACATGATACCTTACTTAGACAGTGCTATATCATAATATATTTTCAGGGAGAATTATAAATTACAAGTTGGTCATAAGCCCCACCTGATCAACAAACCCATTTAGGACTGAGAGATGTTTTGCAGGATAAGATGCAAATATGTTGGCTGTGGCATTTGCACCAGTAACAGCAAATTCTCCATTGGTATACTCCATCAAAGCATCTGTGGAAaagaacacacaaataaaaaaaacaataaagataaGCAACTTTTTATGCAGTTATTACGAAGCTCCTCTAATATTTGTGTTTCTATAATTAGAAATGTAACTGGGGAAACTAATTGCAGGAGGATATTTATTTCAGTACAGGAGGGCTAAATTAGCCCGATTATCTcacttcagtcagtgtttcagaCTTGATGAGGTTTCTCAGAAAGGCTATCCAGATAACCTGGTAGTCCTGCATCCTGAGGCAGTTTTCTGATAATAATGACATTTATACCCACCATAATACAACCCATAGACAGCACAGGATCCAGCAAAAGCCCCCAGGAACTGTGCTGCTACATACACCGGGAACTTCTTCAGAGGCAGCTTCTTCAGGATTACCATGGCCAAAGAGACGGCAGGGTTCACGTGTGCTCCTGGAACATTGTAACAacgaaaaagaaaaagattaacAAAATCATGTAACATTCGCACAAAGGCTCGTCTAaaacataataacataataacacaacacaatatAATTATGAATGAAATTAATCATATGAGGGTTGCAACTACAGATTATTTTCAGTATCAATAAATCTGCCAGTTATTCTCTCTCAATCACTTGGTCCAGAAAGAATAAAGTCCtatctgaccaacagtccaaactaCAAAGACGCTCAGTTAACTATAACataagacaaataaaagcagcatggCTCATATTGGAGGAGctggaagcagcaaatgtttggtatttttaaatgaaaaatgatgcaaaagaGTTCTCAGTGATTTGGCATCGGACTGTTACAACTCTGTCAGACTCATGA contains:
- the aqp9b gene encoding aquaporin-9b, with the translated sequence MENESKRKMRERFGLRRDIFKEFLAEFLGIFVLILFGCGSVAQSVLSKGALGEPLTIHIGFTLGVMMAVYMAGGVSGAHVNPAVSLAMVILKKLPLKKFPVYVAAQFLGAFAGSCAVYGLYYDALMEYTNGEFAVTGANATANIFASYPAKHLSVLNGFVDQVIATGALILCILAITDKKNIGAPKGMEPLCIGLIILAIGVSMGLNCGYPINPARDLGPRFFTAVAGWGMDVFRAGGCWWWIPVAGPMVGGAVGAGVYFLFIELHHPEPEKQEENNVQDKYEMITMS